A portion of the Deinococcus peraridilitoris DSM 19664 genome contains these proteins:
- a CDS encoding RusA family crossover junction endodeoxyribonuclease codes for MTSAERRVSAAGETLTFTIPALPCWRRTKDKLTGKVRERRDLPQVLKLVGYYSKGKVPNWVRSKEYDAWKDHVRLFAPLRIKRLNPRDKSSRVQVDVFCYFPSANHSDPENIRKGIVDALFGRRQGKDDQWVFGYHHWPEYDGRQPRVEVHVTIHDAQGELEL; via the coding sequence GTGACCAGCGCGGAACGACGCGTCAGCGCGGCCGGAGAAACCTTGACGTTCACCATACCGGCCTTGCCGTGCTGGCGGCGTACGAAGGACAAACTCACCGGCAAGGTGCGTGAACGGCGTGACTTGCCGCAGGTGCTCAAACTGGTCGGCTATTACTCGAAGGGCAAGGTGCCCAACTGGGTGCGCTCAAAGGAATACGACGCCTGGAAGGACCACGTGCGCCTCTTCGCGCCTCTGAGGATCAAGCGCCTCAATCCACGCGATAAAAGTTCACGCGTGCAGGTGGACGTCTTCTGTTACTTCCCCTCGGCTAACCACTCGGACCCCGAGAACATTCGTAAAGGGATCGTGGACGCGCTGTTCGGCAGACGCCAAGGCAAAGACGACCAGTGGGTGTTCGGTTACCACCACTGGCCCGAGTACGACGGCCGTCAACCACGCGTGGAAGTGCACGTCACCATCCACGACGCGCAAGGAGAACTGGAGTTATGA
- a CDS encoding 3'-5' exonuclease: MAPEASPLAIFRKWAADPDLVVLDTETTGLDSHSEVIEIAVVSASGEVLLNERVKPINGGPWAASAIHGITDADLVTCPEWPLVWPRLACLLEGKTVVVYNASFDQRMLRQSLSWAGVPREECESPVLSHWQCAMGAYAPIHGDWSDYHGNYRWARLGVACLTEDVQVDDLDDAHSALGDALRTLRLVQAVARREDASLTHLCLTCSGPTDDCDCEAPA; encoded by the coding sequence GTGGCGCCTGAAGCTTCCCCGCTGGCCATCTTCCGTAAGTGGGCGGCTGACCCTGACCTTGTGGTGCTCGACACTGAAACGACCGGGCTCGACAGCCACTCCGAAGTCATTGAGATCGCCGTGGTCAGCGCCAGTGGCGAAGTCCTACTCAACGAGCGCGTCAAGCCGATCAACGGCGGACCGTGGGCCGCGTCGGCAATTCACGGAATCACAGACGCGGACCTGGTGACTTGCCCTGAGTGGCCCTTGGTGTGGCCCCGCCTGGCTTGCCTGCTGGAAGGTAAGACTGTTGTGGTTTACAACGCCTCGTTCGATCAGCGAATGCTGCGGCAAAGCTTGTCGTGGGCTGGCGTACCACGGGAGGAGTGCGAATCGCCTGTGCTCTCTCATTGGCAGTGCGCGATGGGTGCGTACGCTCCTATCCACGGCGACTGGAGCGATTACCACGGCAATTACCGCTGGGCCCGTCTCGGCGTGGCGTGCCTGACTGAAGACGTGCAGGTGGACGACCTCGACGACGCGCACAGTGCCCTCGGGGACGCCTTGCGCACCTTGCGGCTCGTGCAGGCCGTGGCCAGGCGTGAGGACGCCAGCCTCACGCACCTGTGCCTGACGTGCAGCGGCCCGACGGACGACTGCGACTGCGAGGCACCCGCATGA
- a CDS encoding thermonuclease family protein produces the protein MTAPNITAEFLYRYRATCVRVVDGGTVILKVSLGFFASLDIRARLYGINAPELRGATYEMGRVSRDYLRGLLFEGDKPRELLIRTHKDNTDKYGRTIAEIAVVTSKGLLDVNASMVEQGFALRVVS, from the coding sequence ATGACTGCTCCGAACATCACCGCCGAGTTCCTCTACCGTTACCGCGCCACGTGTGTGCGTGTCGTCGATGGGGGCACCGTCATTCTCAAAGTTTCCTTGGGCTTTTTTGCTTCGCTCGATATTCGCGCTCGCCTGTACGGCATCAACGCGCCCGAACTGCGCGGCGCGACATACGAGATGGGCCGTGTCTCGCGGGATTACCTGCGGGGCTTGCTGTTCGAGGGCGACAAGCCCCGTGAGCTGCTGATCCGCACGCACAAGGACAACACCGACAAGTACGGCCGCACCATCGCTGAAATCGCCGTCGTTACCTCCAAAGGCCTGCTGGACGTCAACGCGTCGATGGTCGAGCAGGGCTTCGCGCTCCGGGTGGTGAGCTGA
- a CDS encoding DNA cytosine methyltransferase: MSRKQQLPDAPLPLFSYLHGGEHLAGKMIVDLFAGGGGVSLGIETALGRSPDVAINHDEEAIAMHQVNHPYTRHYRSDVFEVDPIEATGGKPVALLWLSPDCKHHSRAKGGKPLDQKIRSLAWVGLKWAGKVRPDVIVLENVPDFRHWGRLVAQREALKGPDGKVLWPNKPKCKGHACRRWQRGMPKQHPPRGAIKLAEDGLTCLVADKRPRYRGRTFRTFVRELRALGYDVDFRTLVASDHGAPTIRERFFLIARCDGKAISWPEPTHGPGLLPVRTAAECIDWSIPTRTIFQPHARRKNDLEPNTLRRIAKGIDKFVLGASRPFLVQCNHGGHDFRQRSVDAPLVTITSSRDANAVVTPYFAPMSFGNDPAAVDAPAQVITTQGNKHTLIAPHLTKFQEHSPGQAADVPLDTVLSGATRFGLVAPHITKFREGSIGSGADAPLHTATAGGTPARPGTGNVHGLVGACLVKHNGGYCAPENASHSLEEPAPTVMAQGGPQALVSASLIGVGGRAGQSRPRTAAEAMHTITAKADTALAAAYLTQYNGTATVQPMDAATPTVSTVERFGLTTAHLTTYYGDKNACGDARGQELEAALATQTTENRHGLVTAHLLRQYGSNDAREVGDALGSITTCVKDGLITTHLHGSLDARTLAGARRVFAFLLAYCPEALDKVSAEDRAQQLVTLEVNGEKFVIYDIGMRMLEPRELYRCQSFPDSYVIDFSVKGRPLSKAAQVRMCGNSVPPALVKAIISELFSQAQQQAAD; encoded by the coding sequence ATGTCCCGCAAACAGCAGCTCCCAGACGCCCCACTGCCCCTCTTCTCCTACCTGCACGGCGGTGAGCACCTCGCCGGGAAGATGATCGTCGATCTCTTCGCGGGCGGTGGTGGGGTGTCCCTCGGCATCGAAACGGCCCTCGGACGCTCTCCCGACGTGGCGATCAACCACGACGAGGAAGCCATCGCCATGCACCAGGTGAACCACCCCTACACCCGCCACTACCGCAGTGACGTGTTCGAAGTCGACCCCATCGAAGCCACCGGCGGGAAACCCGTCGCGCTCCTATGGCTCAGCCCGGACTGCAAACATCACTCCCGCGCCAAGGGCGGCAAACCACTCGACCAGAAGATCCGCTCGCTCGCCTGGGTCGGCCTGAAGTGGGCCGGCAAAGTCCGACCGGACGTCATCGTGCTCGAAAACGTCCCGGACTTCCGCCATTGGGGACGCCTGGTCGCGCAACGCGAAGCCCTCAAAGGCCCGGACGGGAAGGTGCTCTGGCCGAACAAACCCAAATGCAAAGGCCACGCCTGCCGTCGCTGGCAGCGCGGCATGCCCAAACAGCACCCCCCGCGCGGGGCCATCAAGCTCGCTGAGGACGGCCTCACCTGCCTCGTGGCCGACAAACGCCCCCGCTACCGTGGCCGGACCTTCCGGACGTTCGTGCGGGAGCTGCGCGCCCTCGGGTACGACGTGGACTTCCGCACCCTCGTTGCCAGCGATCACGGTGCACCTACCATCCGTGAGCGGTTCTTCCTAATCGCCCGCTGTGACGGCAAAGCCATCAGCTGGCCCGAACCGACCCATGGGCCCGGCCTGCTGCCCGTGCGCACCGCGGCCGAGTGCATTGACTGGAGCATCCCGACCCGCACGATCTTTCAGCCGCACGCCCGGCGCAAGAACGACCTGGAACCGAACACCCTGCGCCGCATCGCCAAAGGCATCGACAAGTTCGTGCTGGGCGCCTCCCGGCCCTTTTTGGTCCAGTGCAACCACGGCGGTCACGACTTCCGGCAGCGCAGCGTGGACGCCCCACTCGTGACGATCACCAGCAGCCGTGACGCGAACGCCGTGGTGACCCCGTACTTCGCGCCGATGTCCTTCGGCAACGACCCGGCCGCCGTGGACGCTCCCGCGCAGGTCATCACCACGCAGGGAAACAAGCACACCCTGATCGCGCCGCACCTGACGAAGTTTCAGGAGCACAGCCCTGGTCAGGCAGCCGACGTGCCGCTCGACACGGTGCTGTCTGGCGCGACCCGCTTCGGACTCGTCGCGCCGCACATCACCAAGTTCCGCGAAGGCAGCATCGGCAGCGGCGCCGACGCGCCCCTGCATACCGCGACTGCGGGCGGCACCCCGGCGCGGCCTGGCACCGGGAACGTGCACGGACTGGTCGGCGCGTGCCTGGTGAAGCACAACGGTGGGTACTGCGCGCCGGAGAACGCCAGCCACTCACTGGAGGAACCGGCGCCGACCGTGATGGCACAAGGCGGACCGCAGGCGCTGGTGAGCGCCAGCCTGATCGGCGTGGGTGGACGCGCCGGGCAGTCCCGGCCCCGCACGGCGGCCGAGGCGATGCATACCATCACCGCCAAGGCGGACACGGCCCTGGCGGCGGCCTACCTCACCCAGTACAACGGCACGGCGACGGTGCAACCCATGGACGCCGCCACGCCGACCGTCAGTACCGTGGAACGCTTCGGTCTCACGACCGCGCACCTCACCACCTACTACGGTGACAAAAACGCGTGCGGAGACGCGCGTGGTCAGGAACTCGAAGCGGCCCTGGCGACGCAGACCACCGAAAACCGCCACGGGCTCGTCACCGCGCACCTGCTGCGCCAGTACGGCAGCAACGACGCCCGGGAAGTCGGTGACGCCCTGGGCAGCATCACCACCTGCGTGAAAGACGGTCTGATCACCACCCACCTGCATGGCAGCCTCGACGCGCGGACGCTGGCGGGCGCGCGTCGGGTGTTCGCGTTCCTGCTGGCGTACTGTCCCGAGGCACTGGACAAGGTGTCCGCAGAGGACCGCGCGCAGCAGCTCGTCACGCTCGAAGTGAACGGCGAGAAGTTCGTCATTTACGACATCGGCATGCGGATGCTCGAACCACGTGAGCTGTACCGCTGCCAGTCCTTTCCGGATTCGTACGTCATCGACTTCAGCGTGAAGGGCAGACCGCTCAGCAAGGCCGCGCAGGTGCGCATGTGCGGAAACAGCGTGCCGCCAGCTCTGGTGAAGGCCATCATTTCTGAACTCTTCTCACAAGCCCAGCAGCAAGCCGCCGACTGA
- a CDS encoding DNA adenine methylase, translating into MTATTYRAPFPYFGGKSKVAARVWERFGDVGNYVEPFFGSGAVLLGRPHSPRTETVNDLDGFICNFWRAVLADPEGVAAWADHPVNELDLHARHAWLVAQRERLTTQLREDPDAFDAKVAGWWVWGISQWIGSGWCTQPKWEGRASAQRERIWFSPHCLPPVRVRSVQHDLFGGES; encoded by the coding sequence GTGACGGCAACCACCTACCGCGCTCCCTTCCCGTATTTCGGTGGGAAATCCAAAGTGGCCGCCCGCGTATGGGAACGCTTCGGTGACGTGGGCAACTACGTCGAACCGTTCTTTGGCAGCGGCGCCGTGTTGCTCGGTCGTCCTCACTCTCCACGCACCGAGACCGTGAACGACCTCGACGGCTTCATCTGCAACTTCTGGCGCGCCGTACTCGCTGACCCTGAAGGTGTTGCCGCCTGGGCAGACCATCCCGTCAATGAACTCGACCTGCACGCCCGCCATGCCTGGCTGGTCGCGCAGCGTGAACGCCTGACCACGCAGCTGCGCGAAGATCCCGACGCCTTCGACGCCAAGGTGGCCGGCTGGTGGGTGTGGGGCATCAGCCAGTGGATCGGCTCGGGATGGTGCACGCAACCCAAATGGGAAGGCCGCGCGAGCGCGCAGCGCGAACGGATCTGGTTCTCACCGCACTGCCTGCCTCCCGTTCGGGTGCGCAGTGTGCAGCACGACCTGTTTGGAGGTGAGTCATGA